One window of the Doryrhamphus excisus isolate RoL2022-K1 chromosome 10, RoL_Dexc_1.0, whole genome shotgun sequence genome contains the following:
- the LOC131136589 gene encoding zinc finger protein 335-like isoform X5 — MDPEENEVESSSDAGTSGMEEPSESGMGMESSEVMSADSSDAASTHAQAPESDCHVGQSSEGLVVFIPETSSSTDVRVSSVNLPDSSSVAQSTSVSSVSTVTQSVLVSESAQVVVHSSAVSEGAMMVSDSTASTSSDLGSAIDKIIESTIGPDIMNGCIAVTSAEDRDAEPTQYFILQGPDDGAPVGAHMSSSALSNRIAVEAPAEGPTSTCLDQGHLQCNLEPDQPDDQPGHSGYPEDSSNQPDQPQHSHPSQYMDCSADGPDQTGESTSSYVECSGEEPDQTRSQSGFPDYSGENSDHDLPGYVECSRADSNPTSREHYVVECSDGYLCTVDDGVQPHHSRSYIDSSADHRIKTSRQYAVEYGAECVAAADSEQPGCSQYQARNGDDDDDEQNQDPDQPQHSEQQPQRSCYTENSNGPDESLYTDDSSSSDHHVVDTADSRGVPEALECSESQPGPYISSSGTYNSNPEPEVVPHCPASRDEARSSQQPQDDAKVGQEIDASVVAEGSADRPPNLAELEEMMEVVIVQQYKCKMCPYKSASKDTLINHMRDKHFKPTRDLQTKRKRGRPPKSAALAHGQAEQEEAGQRKAAQAAISRSVQPEEEDDDVPDAGALDNSEGDSDYNPGEEDCEGRFPSSIKKTTPPISSSSQARPRRKIGRPRKYSLLEEGYNSKGEAESLVKKPRMNEDPSAADEASSSGLDNDGPALVTDGDRAEAAVSQSDSENKDPSSNSQPEEFFERKRGRPSKCFLRKKYKKHFSRNQYYKSLKPLLRPHSCYICGSRFLTQDDLRFHVESHEGNDPELFKCLQCNYRCKRWSSLKEHMFNHEGTKPFKCEKCDYSSVYRKDVVRHSAVHSKDKKKNKVMVMTLSEFPCPVCHKVYPMQKRLTQHLKTHSAEKPHMCDKCGKSFKKRYTFKMHLLTHIQTVGDSKFKCEFCDYTCDNKKLLLNHQLSHTIDRPFKCDYCKYSTSKEEFLVSHLAIKHTGEKPFSCDMCHFVTKHRKNLRLHIQCRHPEAFEEWSVSHPTEPTKRRRKPFFTLQQMEALKKQHEEGTQALPNIVSVDPITLHTIQGMGNASVAQDALGNTTIIYEQGESGDLSSQNALSLLLNMSNARELVGNSLQVAVLKSDGSAEVKALEGEWSAMPTVPGQAQKVVTVHVSESGETVLQEAYEATTSGTGELAQIAIETYEDEGEFNMVEQVAEVVQSSDRSKEKNDPSQPAEDSEAQNLKSEKFYLAPGLPERVLQQVELSSEAPTSPPAMSSLGVNTKRFCCRICMESFQGRSDMENHKRAHLGPNIFKCPDCDFTSNSWPEVKVHMELHSYLRPHKCSICSFASKNKKDLRRHLLTHTKEKPFSCKLCGQSFNRNGHLKFHMERLHNQEHPTRKSHTLTSQQTIIVNSDDEALTTLQSLQAHQTVISPDRLQALSQEHIIVAQDQYLSNQEEGTYIQQITTIDGHTVQHLMTGDNQVQYIISQDGVPHLIPQEYVVVADSNHIQMSDGHIVQYEHEGVFLQEQHITVSHDSQIQYLPASSEEQDMEAAAHSAVTAVADAAMAQAQTVYRKATPEQLEKLQQQGIHYDVITFTD, encoded by the exons ATGGATCCAGAGGAGAATGAGGTGGAAAGCAGCAGTGATGCAGGCACCTCAGGGATGGAGGAGCCGTCTGAAAGCGGCATGGGCATGGAGTCATCTGAGGTTATGTCTGCAGACAGCAGTGATGCTGCCTCTACTCATGCACAAGCACCAGAGTCAGACTGCCACGTGGGACAGAGCTCAGAGGGACTGGTG GTCTTCATCCCAGAGACCAGCTCTAGTACAGATGTCAGAGTGTCATCAGTTAACCTCCCAGACTCGTCGTCGGTGGCCCAGTCCACCAGTGTGTCCAGTGTGTCCACAGTGACTCAATCAGTTCTAGTGTCAGAGTCAGCCCAAGTGGTTGTCCACTCCAGTGCTGTGTCGGAAGGTGCCATGATGGTTTCTGACTCGACTGCCTCTACCTCATCAGACCTGGGCTCTGCCATAGACAAGATCATTGAGTCCACCATAGGGCCTGACATCATGAATG GTTGCATTGCAGTGACAAGTGCAGAAGATAGGGATGCAGAACCGACCCAATATTTCATACTACAAGGCCCAGATGATG GTGCTCCTGTGGGAGCCCATATGTCATCCTCAGCTCTGTCTAATCGCATTGCCGTAGAAGCACCTGCTGAGGGTCCCACATCCACCTGTCTGGACCAGGGACACCTGCAGTGTAACTTGGAGCCAGACCAACCAGACGATCAGCCTGGACACTCTGGTTACCCAGAAGACAGCAGCAATCAGCCTGATCAGCCCCAACACTCTCACCCCTCTCAGTATATGGACTGCAGTGCAGATGGTCCAGACCAAACTGGGGAGTCAACATCATCTTACGTGGAGTGTTCAGGCGAAGAACCTGACCAGACGCGCTCCCAGTCAGGCTTCCCTGACTACAGTGGAGAGAACAGTGACCATGACCTGCCCGGATATGTGGAATGCAGCAGGGCTGATTCGAACCCCACCAGCCGGGAGCATTATGTTGTGGAATGCAGTGATGGGTATCTGTGCACTGTGGATGATGGAGTGCAGCCACATCATTCACGTTCCTACATCGACAGCAGTGCAGATCACAGGATCAAGACAAGCCGGCAGTATGCTGTTGAATATGGCGCCGAGTGTGTTGCAGCTGCAGATTCTGAGCAGCCTGGGTGTTCTCAGTATCAGGCAAGGAatggggatgatgatgatgatgagcagaACCAGGATCCCGATCAACCGCAGCACTCAGAACAGCAGCCCCAGCGTTCCTGTTACACGGAGAATAGCAATGGCCCTGATGAATCGCTTTATACTGATGACAGCTCCTCATCAGACCACCATGTAGTCGACACAGCAGATTCAAGGGGGGTCCCCGAGGCACTGGAGTGCAGTGAGAGCCAGCCAGGGCCATACATTAGCAGCAGTGGCACCTACAACTCCAACCCGGAACCAGAGGTGGTCCCACATTGCCCAGCCAGCCGAGATGAGGCTCGGAGCTCCCAGCAGCCTCAGGACGACGCTAAAGTGGGCCAGGAAATTGATGCATCAGTCGTGGCAGAAGGCTCTGCAGACAGGCCACCCAACCTGGCTGAGTTGGAGGAGATGATGGAAGTTGTGATTGTGCAGCAGTACAAGTGCAAGATGTGTCCATATAAGAGTGCCTCTAAGGACACACTCATTAACCACATGAGGGACAAACACTTTAAACCTACAA GGGATTTGCAAACAAAGCGCAAACGTGGACGACCTCCCAAAAGTGCTGCGCTGGCCCATGGCCAGGCAGAACAGGAGGAAGCTGGACAAAGGAAGGCCGCACAGGCAGCGATATCCAGGTCTGTTCAgccagaggaggaggacgatgaTGTTCCTGATGCTGGTGCTCTTGATAATTCTGAAG GGGATAGTGACTACAACCCAGGTGAAGAAGACTGCGAAGGAAGGTTCCCATCCAGTATTAAAAAAACGACTCCTCCtatttcctcctcctctcaaGCTCGTCCTAGACGTAAAATTGGCCGCCCGAGGAAATACAGCCTTCTGGAAGAAGGCTACAACAGCAAAGGTG AGGCAGAGAGTTTAGTAAAGAAGCCAAGAATGAACGAAGATCCAAGCGCTGCCGATGAGGCAAGCTCATCTGGCTTAGATAATGATGGCCCCGCTCTGGTGACTGATGGGGACAGAGCAGAGGCAGCAGTAAGCCAGTCCGACTCGGAGAACAAAGACCCATCGTCCAACTCACAGCCAGAAGAGTTCTTTGAGCGAAAACGAGGTCGGCCCTCCAAGTGCTTTCTACGCAAGAAGTACAAGAAGCATTTCAGTCGCAA TCAGTACTACAAATCCCTCAAACCGCTCTTGAGACCTCACAGTTGTTATATTTGCGGCTCTCGCTTCCTCACTCAAGACGATCTGCGCTTCCACGTGGAGTCCCATGAGGGCAACGACCCAGAACTTTTTAAATGCCTCCAGTGCAACTATCGCTGCAAGCGCTGGTCCTCTCTCAAG GAGCACATGTTCAATCATGAAGGTACGAAGCCTTTCAAGTGTGAGAAGTGCGATTACTCGAGTGTCTACAGAAAAGATGTTGTTCGTCACTCAGCAGTTCACAGCAAAGACAA gaaaaaaaacaaagtaatg GTGATGACACTATCCGAGTTCCCGTGTCCTGTGTGTCACAAGGTCTACCCCATGCAGAAGAGGCTCACGCAGCACTTGAAGACCCACAGTGCAGAGAAACCACACATGTGTGATAAG tGTGGCAAATCCTTCAAGAAGCGGTATACATTCAAAATGCACCTCCTTACCCACATTCAGACTGTGGGAGACAGCAA GTTCAAGTGTGAGTTTTGTGATTACACCTGTGACAACAAGAAGCTGCTGCTGAACCATCAGCTGTCTCACACCATCGACCGACCCTTCAAATGCGACTACTGTAAATACTCCACTTCCAAAGAAGAGTTCTTAGTGTCCCATCTGGCCATTAAACACACAG gagagaaacctttctccTGCGATATGTGTCACTTCGTCACAAAGCACAGGAAGAATCTGAGATTACACATACAGTGTCGCCATCCGGAAGCTTTTGAAGAGTGGTCCGTCTCTCACCCCACGGAGCCGACCAAGAGACGACGCAAGCCTTTTTTCACCCTCCAGCAAATGGAGGCGCTTAAAAAGCAACATGAGGAAGGAACACAAGCCTTGCCCAATATT GTTTCAGTGGATCCCATAACTCTTCACACCATTCAGGGAATGGGAAATGCCTCAGTGGCACAGGACGCACTCGGAAATACCACCATCATCTATGAACAAG GTGAATCCGGTGATCTCTCCTCCCAAAATGCCCTGAGCCTGCTGTTAAATATGAGCAACGCTCGGGAATTGGTTGGGAACTCCTTACAA GTGGCGGTGCTGAAGTCAGATGGCAGTGCAGAGGTGAAAGCTTTGGAGGGAGAGTGGAGTGCAATGCCCACAGTCCCGGGCCAAGCCCAGAAAGTTGTAACCGTCCATGTGTCCGAGAGCGGCGAGACCGTTCTGCAGGAGGCCTATGAGGCAACCACCTCTGGGACAGGAGAGCTGGCTCAGATTGCTATAGAAACCTATGAGGACGAAGGGGAGTTCAATATGGTGGAGCAAGTGGCAGAAGTAGTCCAAAGCTCTGACCGCAG TAAAGAGAAGAACGACCCCTCTCAGCCTGCGGAGGATTCCGAAGCACAGAACCTGAAAAGTGAAAAGTTCTACCTTGCTCCTGGACTGCCTGAAAGAGTTTTGCAACAGGTggag CTGAGCAGTGAAGCTCCCACCTCTCCTCCTGCTATGAGCTCACTTGGTGTCAACACCAAGCGGTTCTGCTGTCGCATATGCATGGAGTCGTTCCAAGGCCGTTCTGACATGGAGAACCACAAGAGGGCGCACTTGGGTCCTAACATCTTCAAGTGCCCTGACTGTGACTTCACCTCAAACTCCTGGCCTGAGGTCAAG GTTCACATGGAGCTGCATTCCTACCTGCGACCGCACAAGTGTTCCATTTGCAGCTTTGCCTCCAAGAACAAGAAAGACCTGCGCAGACACTTGCTGACCCACACCAAAGAAAAGCCATTTTCTTGCAAGCTTTGTGGCCAAAG CTTCAATCGCAATGGCCACCTGAAGTTTCACATGGAGCGTCTCCACAACCAGGAGCACCCCACTCGTAAGAGCCACACCCTCACATCCCAGCAGACCATCATAGTCAACAGTGATGACGAGGCTCTGACTACATTACAGT CCCTGCAGGCCCATCAGACGGTCATCAGTCCAGACCGTCTGCAGGCTCTCAGTCAAGAGCACATAATTGTAGCCCAAGATCAGTATCTATCAAACCAG GAGGAGGGCACATACATTCAGCAGATAACCACCATAGATGGACATACAGTCCAGCACCTTATGACAGGAGACAACCAG GTCCAGTATATCATCTCACAGGATGGAGTGCCGCACTTAATCCCGCAGGAGTATGTTGTAGTAGCAGACAGCAATCACATACAG ATGTCAGATGGGCACATCGTTCAATATGAGCATGAAGGAGTCTTTCTGCAAGAGCAACAC ATCACAGTAAGCCATGACAGTCAGATCCAGTACCTGCCTGCTAGTTCGGAGGAGCAAGATATGGAGGCCGCAGCCCACTCTGCCGTCACAG CAGTAGCAGATGCAGCGATGGCACAGGCCCAGACCGTCTACAGGAAAGCAACACCTGAGCAGCTGGAGAAGCTCCAGCAGCAGGGCATCCACTACGACGTCATTACTTTCACTGACTAA
- the LOC131136589 gene encoding zinc finger protein 335-like isoform X1, which produces MDPEENEVESSSDAGTSGMEEPSESGMGMESSEVMSADSSDAASTHAQAPESDCHVGQSSEGLVVFIPETSSSTDVRVSSVNLPDSSSVAQSTSVSSVSTVTQSVLVSESAQVVVHSSAVSEGAMMVSDSTASTSSDLGSAIDKIIESTIGPDIMNGCIAVTSAEDRDAEPTQYFILQGPDDGAPVGAHMSSSALSNRIAVEAPAEGPTSTCLDQGHLQCNLEPDQPDDQPGHSGYPEDSSNQPDQPQHSHPSQYMDCSADGPDQTGESTSSYVECSGEEPDQTRSQSGFPDYSGENSDHDLPGYVECSRADSNPTSREHYVVECSDGYLCTVDDGVQPHHSRSYIDSSADHRIKTSRQYAVEYGAECVAAADSEQPGCSQYQARNGDDDDDEQNQDPDQPQHSEQQPQRSCYTENSNGPDESLYTDDSSSSDHHVVDTADSRGVPEALECSESQPGPYISSSGTYNSNPEPEVVPHCPASRDEARSSQQPQDDAKVGQEIDASVVAEGSADRPPNLAELEEMMEVVIVQQYKCKMCPYKSASKDTLINHMRDKHFKPTRDLQTKRKRGRPPKSAALAHGQAEQEEAGQRKAAQAAISRSVQPEEEDDDVPDAGALDNSEGDSDYNPGEEDCEGRFPSSIKKTTPPISSSSQARPRRKIGRPRKYSLLEEGYNSKGEAESLVKKPRMNEDPSAADEASSSGLDNDGPALVTDGDRAEAAVSQSDSENKDPSSNSQPEEFFERKRGRPSKCFLRKKYKKHFSRNQYYKSLKPLLRPHSCYICGSRFLTQDDLRFHVESHEGNDPELFKCLQCNYRCKRWSSLKEHMFNHEGTKPFKCEKCDYSSVYRKDVVRHSAVHSKDKKKNKVMVMTLSEFPCPVCHKVYPMQKRLTQHLKTHSAEKPHMCDKCGKSFKKRYTFKMHLLTHIQTVGDSKFKCEFCDYTCDNKKLLLNHQLSHTIDRPFKCDYCKYSTSKEEFLVSHLAIKHTGEKPFSCDMCHFVTKHRKNLRLHIQCRHPEAFEEWSVSHPTEPTKRRRKPFFTLQQMEALKKQHEEGTQALPNIVSVDPITLHTIQGMGNASVAQDALGNTTIIYEQGESGDLSSQNALSLLLNMSNARELVGNSLQVAVLKSDGSAEVKALEGEWSAMPTVPGQAQKVVTVHVSESGETVLQEAYEATTSGTGELAQIAIETYEDEGEFNMVEQVAEVVQSSDRSKEKNDPSQPAEDSEAQNLKSEKFYLAPGLPERVLQQVELSSEAPTSPPAMSSLGVNTKRFCCRICMESFQGRSDMENHKRAHLGPNIFKCPDCDFTSNSWPEVKVHMELHSYLRPHKCSICSFASKNKKDLRRHLLTHTKEKPFSCKLCGQSFNRNGHLKFHMERLHNQEHPTRKSHTLTSQQTIIVNSDDEALTTLQSLQAHQTVISPDRLQALSQEHIIVAQDQYLSNQEEGTYIQQITTIDGHTVQHLMTGDNQVTEVQYIISQDGVPHLIPQEYVVVADSNHIQMSDGHIVQYEHEGVFLQEQHITVSHDSQIQYLPASSEEQDMEAAAHSAVTAVADAAMAQAQTVYRKATPEQLEKLQQQGIHYDVITFTD; this is translated from the exons ATGGATCCAGAGGAGAATGAGGTGGAAAGCAGCAGTGATGCAGGCACCTCAGGGATGGAGGAGCCGTCTGAAAGCGGCATGGGCATGGAGTCATCTGAGGTTATGTCTGCAGACAGCAGTGATGCTGCCTCTACTCATGCACAAGCACCAGAGTCAGACTGCCACGTGGGACAGAGCTCAGAGGGACTGGTG GTCTTCATCCCAGAGACCAGCTCTAGTACAGATGTCAGAGTGTCATCAGTTAACCTCCCAGACTCGTCGTCGGTGGCCCAGTCCACCAGTGTGTCCAGTGTGTCCACAGTGACTCAATCAGTTCTAGTGTCAGAGTCAGCCCAAGTGGTTGTCCACTCCAGTGCTGTGTCGGAAGGTGCCATGATGGTTTCTGACTCGACTGCCTCTACCTCATCAGACCTGGGCTCTGCCATAGACAAGATCATTGAGTCCACCATAGGGCCTGACATCATGAATG GTTGCATTGCAGTGACAAGTGCAGAAGATAGGGATGCAGAACCGACCCAATATTTCATACTACAAGGCCCAGATGATG GTGCTCCTGTGGGAGCCCATATGTCATCCTCAGCTCTGTCTAATCGCATTGCCGTAGAAGCACCTGCTGAGGGTCCCACATCCACCTGTCTGGACCAGGGACACCTGCAGTGTAACTTGGAGCCAGACCAACCAGACGATCAGCCTGGACACTCTGGTTACCCAGAAGACAGCAGCAATCAGCCTGATCAGCCCCAACACTCTCACCCCTCTCAGTATATGGACTGCAGTGCAGATGGTCCAGACCAAACTGGGGAGTCAACATCATCTTACGTGGAGTGTTCAGGCGAAGAACCTGACCAGACGCGCTCCCAGTCAGGCTTCCCTGACTACAGTGGAGAGAACAGTGACCATGACCTGCCCGGATATGTGGAATGCAGCAGGGCTGATTCGAACCCCACCAGCCGGGAGCATTATGTTGTGGAATGCAGTGATGGGTATCTGTGCACTGTGGATGATGGAGTGCAGCCACATCATTCACGTTCCTACATCGACAGCAGTGCAGATCACAGGATCAAGACAAGCCGGCAGTATGCTGTTGAATATGGCGCCGAGTGTGTTGCAGCTGCAGATTCTGAGCAGCCTGGGTGTTCTCAGTATCAGGCAAGGAatggggatgatgatgatgatgagcagaACCAGGATCCCGATCAACCGCAGCACTCAGAACAGCAGCCCCAGCGTTCCTGTTACACGGAGAATAGCAATGGCCCTGATGAATCGCTTTATACTGATGACAGCTCCTCATCAGACCACCATGTAGTCGACACAGCAGATTCAAGGGGGGTCCCCGAGGCACTGGAGTGCAGTGAGAGCCAGCCAGGGCCATACATTAGCAGCAGTGGCACCTACAACTCCAACCCGGAACCAGAGGTGGTCCCACATTGCCCAGCCAGCCGAGATGAGGCTCGGAGCTCCCAGCAGCCTCAGGACGACGCTAAAGTGGGCCAGGAAATTGATGCATCAGTCGTGGCAGAAGGCTCTGCAGACAGGCCACCCAACCTGGCTGAGTTGGAGGAGATGATGGAAGTTGTGATTGTGCAGCAGTACAAGTGCAAGATGTGTCCATATAAGAGTGCCTCTAAGGACACACTCATTAACCACATGAGGGACAAACACTTTAAACCTACAA GGGATTTGCAAACAAAGCGCAAACGTGGACGACCTCCCAAAAGTGCTGCGCTGGCCCATGGCCAGGCAGAACAGGAGGAAGCTGGACAAAGGAAGGCCGCACAGGCAGCGATATCCAGGTCTGTTCAgccagaggaggaggacgatgaTGTTCCTGATGCTGGTGCTCTTGATAATTCTGAAG GGGATAGTGACTACAACCCAGGTGAAGAAGACTGCGAAGGAAGGTTCCCATCCAGTATTAAAAAAACGACTCCTCCtatttcctcctcctctcaaGCTCGTCCTAGACGTAAAATTGGCCGCCCGAGGAAATACAGCCTTCTGGAAGAAGGCTACAACAGCAAAGGTG AGGCAGAGAGTTTAGTAAAGAAGCCAAGAATGAACGAAGATCCAAGCGCTGCCGATGAGGCAAGCTCATCTGGCTTAGATAATGATGGCCCCGCTCTGGTGACTGATGGGGACAGAGCAGAGGCAGCAGTAAGCCAGTCCGACTCGGAGAACAAAGACCCATCGTCCAACTCACAGCCAGAAGAGTTCTTTGAGCGAAAACGAGGTCGGCCCTCCAAGTGCTTTCTACGCAAGAAGTACAAGAAGCATTTCAGTCGCAA TCAGTACTACAAATCCCTCAAACCGCTCTTGAGACCTCACAGTTGTTATATTTGCGGCTCTCGCTTCCTCACTCAAGACGATCTGCGCTTCCACGTGGAGTCCCATGAGGGCAACGACCCAGAACTTTTTAAATGCCTCCAGTGCAACTATCGCTGCAAGCGCTGGTCCTCTCTCAAG GAGCACATGTTCAATCATGAAGGTACGAAGCCTTTCAAGTGTGAGAAGTGCGATTACTCGAGTGTCTACAGAAAAGATGTTGTTCGTCACTCAGCAGTTCACAGCAAAGACAA gaaaaaaaacaaagtaatg GTGATGACACTATCCGAGTTCCCGTGTCCTGTGTGTCACAAGGTCTACCCCATGCAGAAGAGGCTCACGCAGCACTTGAAGACCCACAGTGCAGAGAAACCACACATGTGTGATAAG tGTGGCAAATCCTTCAAGAAGCGGTATACATTCAAAATGCACCTCCTTACCCACATTCAGACTGTGGGAGACAGCAA GTTCAAGTGTGAGTTTTGTGATTACACCTGTGACAACAAGAAGCTGCTGCTGAACCATCAGCTGTCTCACACCATCGACCGACCCTTCAAATGCGACTACTGTAAATACTCCACTTCCAAAGAAGAGTTCTTAGTGTCCCATCTGGCCATTAAACACACAG gagagaaacctttctccTGCGATATGTGTCACTTCGTCACAAAGCACAGGAAGAATCTGAGATTACACATACAGTGTCGCCATCCGGAAGCTTTTGAAGAGTGGTCCGTCTCTCACCCCACGGAGCCGACCAAGAGACGACGCAAGCCTTTTTTCACCCTCCAGCAAATGGAGGCGCTTAAAAAGCAACATGAGGAAGGAACACAAGCCTTGCCCAATATT GTTTCAGTGGATCCCATAACTCTTCACACCATTCAGGGAATGGGAAATGCCTCAGTGGCACAGGACGCACTCGGAAATACCACCATCATCTATGAACAAG GTGAATCCGGTGATCTCTCCTCCCAAAATGCCCTGAGCCTGCTGTTAAATATGAGCAACGCTCGGGAATTGGTTGGGAACTCCTTACAA GTGGCGGTGCTGAAGTCAGATGGCAGTGCAGAGGTGAAAGCTTTGGAGGGAGAGTGGAGTGCAATGCCCACAGTCCCGGGCCAAGCCCAGAAAGTTGTAACCGTCCATGTGTCCGAGAGCGGCGAGACCGTTCTGCAGGAGGCCTATGAGGCAACCACCTCTGGGACAGGAGAGCTGGCTCAGATTGCTATAGAAACCTATGAGGACGAAGGGGAGTTCAATATGGTGGAGCAAGTGGCAGAAGTAGTCCAAAGCTCTGACCGCAG TAAAGAGAAGAACGACCCCTCTCAGCCTGCGGAGGATTCCGAAGCACAGAACCTGAAAAGTGAAAAGTTCTACCTTGCTCCTGGACTGCCTGAAAGAGTTTTGCAACAGGTggag CTGAGCAGTGAAGCTCCCACCTCTCCTCCTGCTATGAGCTCACTTGGTGTCAACACCAAGCGGTTCTGCTGTCGCATATGCATGGAGTCGTTCCAAGGCCGTTCTGACATGGAGAACCACAAGAGGGCGCACTTGGGTCCTAACATCTTCAAGTGCCCTGACTGTGACTTCACCTCAAACTCCTGGCCTGAGGTCAAG GTTCACATGGAGCTGCATTCCTACCTGCGACCGCACAAGTGTTCCATTTGCAGCTTTGCCTCCAAGAACAAGAAAGACCTGCGCAGACACTTGCTGACCCACACCAAAGAAAAGCCATTTTCTTGCAAGCTTTGTGGCCAAAG CTTCAATCGCAATGGCCACCTGAAGTTTCACATGGAGCGTCTCCACAACCAGGAGCACCCCACTCGTAAGAGCCACACCCTCACATCCCAGCAGACCATCATAGTCAACAGTGATGACGAGGCTCTGACTACATTACAGT CCCTGCAGGCCCATCAGACGGTCATCAGTCCAGACCGTCTGCAGGCTCTCAGTCAAGAGCACATAATTGTAGCCCAAGATCAGTATCTATCAAACCAG GAGGAGGGCACATACATTCAGCAGATAACCACCATAGATGGACATACAGTCCAGCACCTTATGACAGGAGACAACCAGGTCACTGAG GTCCAGTATATCATCTCACAGGATGGAGTGCCGCACTTAATCCCGCAGGAGTATGTTGTAGTAGCAGACAGCAATCACATACAG ATGTCAGATGGGCACATCGTTCAATATGAGCATGAAGGAGTCTTTCTGCAAGAGCAACAC ATCACAGTAAGCCATGACAGTCAGATCCAGTACCTGCCTGCTAGTTCGGAGGAGCAAGATATGGAGGCCGCAGCCCACTCTGCCGTCACAG CAGTAGCAGATGCAGCGATGGCACAGGCCCAGACCGTCTACAGGAAAGCAACACCTGAGCAGCTGGAGAAGCTCCAGCAGCAGGGCATCCACTACGACGTCATTACTTTCACTGACTAA